In the genome of Hyalangium gracile, the window CCTCACCCGCGGTCTCCCCTCCGCCGGCTCGGCCCGTGACGGACCGGGACCTGAAGCCCGCCCCGGCACTGCTCGGGACCGATCGACAGCCCGCTCCGGTGATACCGGCTCCCATGCCACCGGCTGCGATGCCGGGGGGCCACCCGGGGCCGATGCCAGGGCGCCACCCCGCCGCGAATCAGCGCGGGAAGTCCTCGGGCACGGGGAAGGGCTGTCTCATCGCCGTGCTGATCGTGGGCTTCTTGGGATGCCTGGGAATGACAGGGCTGGGCTTCCTGGCCTGGCTCAGCAACCTGAGCCAGGAGAATGCACAGTCGTCCTCCTTCACGAACGAGCACCACACCGCCCACCCGCATGGGGATCCTCCGGAGGAGGAGGGCCTCGCCGCCTTCCAGGCAGCCGCCGTCGGACTGTCCCCAGGCTGCTACGCGACCGAGCTCATCATGCGGGCGGATCGCCATGGCAGCGAGCATGCCGGCGCATGGGAGATCGAGTCGGGCTCCGCCTGGAAGCCCGTGGACTGTTCCTCCGTTCGCCGCAAGCAGCCGAGCCGCGAGGCGATGGCGCTGATGGAGCAGTGGCCCGTCCAGGGAGAGCTCCTCCAGGTGGAGCTCTCCCCGCCGAAGCCAGATCCCGATGACGCGGGCTCCCTCCTCAGGACGGTCCGCGCCTACACGCGGGTCTCGGAAGGAGCCCACTGAGACGACCCGGGCCGTCAGGCCTGGGCCGAGGAGCCGCCCGACGTCGTCGAGGCCTCCGGGGCCTGCGAGCCCGCCGTCGGAGCGCCGTTGGCGGGAGGCTCCACCGTCTGCCCCGCCAGCTGCGTCAGCAGCGCCGTCATCCGCTTCGCGAAGCGGTTGGGATCCTCCAGCGGGCTGCCCTCGGTGAGCAGCGCCTGATCATGCAGCAGCTCGATCCACTCTGTGACCCGCTCGGCCTTCGCGTCCTTCTCGTGGAGCTTGCGCAGGTGCTCGATGACGGGGTGCGCGGGGTTCACCTCGAGGATGCGCTTGGCGCGGGGCATGCCTCGGCCGTGCTCGCGCAGCAGGCGCTCCAGGAAGGCGGGCGAGCCGCCCTCGGGCAGCACCAGGCAGACGGGTGAGTCGGTGAGGCGATCGGACACGCGCACCTCGCGGACCGCGTCCTTGAGCACCTCCTTCATCCGCTCGGTGAGCGCCTTGAGGCCCTCGGCGTGCTCCTCCTTCTGCTTCTTCTCCTCGGGCGTCTCCTGGAGCTTCAGGTCCGCCTGCAGCGCGGACACCAGCGGCTTGCCGTCGAACTCGTGCAGCCCCTGGGCGGCCCACTCGTCCACCGGGTCGGTCAGGAAGAGCACCTCGTAGCCGCGCTTGCGCAGCGCCTCCAGGTGGGGCGAGCCCTCCAGCGCCTTCCGCGACTCGCCGAACATGTAATAGATGGCCTGCTGGCCCTCCTTCATGCGCGACACGTAGTCGGCCAGCGACGTCAACCCCTCCTGGTGGCTGCTCTCGTAGCGCACCAGGGCGCCCAGCTTCTCGCGGTGCTCGCTGTCGCCGGTCAGCCCCTCCTTGAGAATGGCGCCGAAGTTCTTCCAGAACGCCACGTAGTCCTCGGGCTTGTCCTTGGCGAGCTTCTCCAGCAAGTCCAGCGTCTTCTTCACCACGTGCTTGCGGATGGAGCGCACCACCGCCGAGTCCTGGAGCAGCTCGCGCGAGACGTTGAGCGGCAGGTCATCCGAGTCCACCACGCCGCGCACGAAGCGCAGCCAGGGCGGCAGCAGCTCCTCGCAGTCGTCCATGATGAAGACGCGCTTGACGAACAGCCGCACGCCGCGCCGCCGCTGGGTGCCGTCCATGTCGAACGGGCGGCGCTTGGGCAGGAAGATGAGGCCGGTGAACTGCTGGTTGCCGTCCGTCTTGAAGTGCGTCCACGTCTGCGGCGGCTCGAAGTCGTGGGTGAGGTGCTTGTAGAACTCCTGGTACTGCTCGTCGGTGATCTCCGACTTGGGGCGCTGCCAGAGCGCGCTGGCCTTGTTGACGGTTTCGAAGGCGGTGGTGGTGCCCTTCTGGCCCGTCTGCGCGTCGATGACGTCCGTGGTCTTCTTCACCTGCAGCTGGATGGGGTGGCCCACGTAGTCGGAGTACTGGGTGATGAGCGAGCGCACGCGCCACTCGTCCAGGAACTCCTTCTGGTCCGCCTTGAGGTGCAGGGTGATGGAGGTGCCGCGCGTGGTGCGCTGGGCGGGCTCCACGGTGAAGGTGCCCTTGGCCTCGGAGGTCCACCGGAACGCCGGCTGCTCCTTGCCCGCGGGCCGGCTCACCACCTCCACGCGGTCGGCGACGAGGTAGGCGCTGTAGAAGCCCACGCCGAACTGGCCGATGAGGTTCACGTCCTTCTGGCCGCGCTGGGAGAGCATCTCCAGGAACTCGCGCGAGCCCGAGTGCGCGATGGTGCCCAGGTTCTTCACCAGCTCGTCATGCGTCATGCCGATGCCGGTGTCCTCGATGGTGAGGGTGCCGCGCTCGGCATCGGGGATGATGCGGATCTCCAGGGTGGGCTCATCCCCGAGCAGCTCCGGCTCGGTGATGGTGCGAAAGCGCAGCTTGTCCAGCGCGTCGGACGCGTTGGAGACCAGCTCGCGCAGGAAGATCTCCTTGTGGCTGTAGAGCGAGTTGATGACCAGGTTCAGCAGCTGGTTGATCTCGGCCTGAAAGGAGTGGGTCTCCCTCTGGGTTTCGACGGACATGGATCCTCCGGACACCTGATGTAGGCGTGACCCGTTCCCCATAACCATTCCGGAAGACTTGTCGAGTCCGAAGGTCGCCCGCCTGGGCCTGGACCGGGCTCCCCACCCGCCAGGGAAGGCGATAAGACTGCCGCCCCATGACCCGTTACCTCCTGTCCCTGCTCACGACCGTGCTCCTGGCGGGCGCCGCCCGGGCCGCCGAGCCGGCTCCCCTCCCCACCGCCGCGGAGCTCCAGCGGATGACGGCGCGCTTCGCGCCCGTGGACCTCAAGGTCGACGTCTCCAAGCTGCCGGACAACGAGAAGCGCGCGCTGGCGAGGATGGTCCAGGCCGCTCAGCTCATGGACCCGCTCTTCATGCGCCAGTCCTGGGCCGGCAACGAGACGCTCCTGCTGGAGCTGCTGAAGGACACCTCGCCGCTGGGGCGCGAGCGGCTCCGCTCGTTCCTGCTCAACAAGGGGCCGTGGTCACGGCTGGATGAGGGCCGGCCCTTCATCCCCGGCGTCCCCGCCGAGCCGCCTGCGTCGGGCAACTTCTACCCGCCCGCCACCACCAAGGAGGCCATCGAGCAGTGGGTGAAGACGCTGCCCGAGCCCCAGCAGCGCGAGGCCACCGGCTTCTACACCACCATCCGCCGCGCTCCGGACGGCAAGCTCATCGCCGTGCCCTACAGCGTGGAGTACCAGGGCGAGCTCGGCCAGGCGGCCCAGCTCCTGCGCGAGGCCGCCCAGCTCACGAAGCAGCCCACGCTCCAGGCCTTCCTCACCGCGCGCGCGGATGCCTTCCTCTCCAACAACTACTACGCCAGCGAGGTGGCGTGGATGGAGCTGGACGCCAGCATCGAGCCCACCATCGGGCCCTACGAGGTCTACGAGGACAACTGGTTCAACTACAAGGCCGCCTTCGAGGCCTTCATCACGGTGAGGGACGACGCGGAGACGCAGAAGCTGTCGCGCTTCAGCGGCGAGCTCCAGGGGCTGGAGAACGCGCTGCCCATCGATCCGAAGATGCGCAACCCGAAGCTGGGCGCGCTGGCGCCCATCCGGGTGGTCAACAGCGTGTCCTCCTCCGGAGACGCCAACCGCGGCGTGCAGACGGCCGCCTTCAACCTGCCCAATGACGAGCGCGTCACCGCGGAGAAGGGCAGCAAGCGCGTGATGCTCAAGAACATCCAGGAGGCCAAGTTCCAGCGCGTGCTGAAGCCCATCGCCCTGGTGGCGCTCTCCGCGAAGGATCGCGCGAACGTCGCCTTCGACGCCTTCTTCACCCACATCCTCATGCACGAGCTGATGCACGGGCTGGGGCCCCACAACATCACCGTCGACGGCAAGCAGACCACGGTGCGTCAGGCGCTCCAGGTGGCCTCCAGCGCCATCGAGGAGGCCAAGGCGGACGTCTCCGGCCTCTGGGCGCTGCAGCAGCTGGTGAACAAGGGGCTGCTCGACAAGTCCATGGAGCGCACCATGTACACCACGTACCTGGCCTCCATGTTCCGCTCCATCCGGTTCGGCATCGACGAGGCCCATGGCAAGGGCGTGGCGCTCCAGCTCAACCACTTCCTGGACACCGGCGCGGTGAAGGTGAACCCGGACGGCACCTTCTCGATCGTCCCGGAGAAGATCCAGGAGTCCGTGACGGCGCTGACGAAGCAGCTCATGGAGCTGCAGGGGCGCGGCGATCGCGCCCAGGCCGAGGCCCTGCTGTCGAAGCTGGGTGTGGTGCGGCCGGAGGCGCAGAAGGTGCTCGACAAGCTCCGCAACGTCCCCGTGGACATCGAGCCGCGCTTCGTCACCGCGGAGCAGCTCATCCGAGACTTCGGCGGCCCCGAGCAGGTGAAGAAGTAGCCCCGGAGCCTGGCTCGCCTGGCCCTCGACCCACCGCCCGTCGCTTTTCCATGCGCGCCGGGCGGCTCGGGGCCACAACCCAGACGGATGAGCACCCGCGCCCACCATGGCCCCTGGGGAGTCCCCCTCGCGCTGATCCTCATCGGCGCGTGGTTGGGGCACCTTGCCTGGATGCTGACGGCGGACGGCCTCTCCTGGCGCTCGCCCGTCTCCTGGCTCCACGTGGCCCTGCAAGGCTACCTGTGCACCGGCCTCTTCATCACCGGCCATGACGCCATGCATGGCACGGTGAGCCGCCGCTGGTGGCTGAACGCGGCGGTGGGGACGCTCGCCTGCTTCCTCTTCGCGGGGCTGTCCTACCGCCGGCTGGTGGTCAACCACCGCGCCCACCACGCCGACCCCACGGGCGAGCGCGATCCGGACTTCTCCACGCGCTCCCAGGCCTTCTGGCCGTGGCTGGCCACCTTCATGTTCCGCTACACCACCTTGACGCAGCTCGTCGTGATGGCGGTGCAGTTCAACGTGCTCAAGTGGCTGGGAGTGGCCGAGTGGCGCCTGTGGGCCTTCTGGGTGGTGCCCGCGGTGCTCGGCACGCTGCAGCTCTTCTACTTCGGCACCTACCTGCCCCACCGCCGGCCGGACACCCCCGAGATGGCGCCCCACCACGCGCGCACCCTGCCGCGCAACCACCTGTGGGGCATGCTCTCCTGCTACTTCTTCGGCTACCACTGGGAGCACCACGAATCGCCCTCGACCCCATGGTGGGCGCTATGGCGGATGAAGGATGCTCGGGCCCGTGCCTCGGCCCTGGCTGGTCAGGGAGAGGCCACCACCCGGTAGGGGAGGGGCCGCTCGTCTCCACCCGGGGTGTAACTGAACGCGGGTTGACGCGTAGATAGAGGAGTCATGTCCGACAAGAAGGCGCCCGAGCCCCCCAGCTCCGAGATCACCCCCGAGAAGCAGTACCTGCGCCGCCGCGAGCTCATCAAGAACGCGGGCCTCTTCGCGGGCACGGCCGCGGTCGTCGGGGGCGGGCTGTACCTGCTGGGCATGAAGCGCACCCGGCCCATGGACAAGTTCGTTCCGGACGCGGGCGAGCTGGCCGCGCTCCCCGTCTCGGGCGGCAAGGGCTCCGGGCCCTACGACACCGACGAGTCCCGCACGCCCTACGAGGACGTCACCACCTACAACAACTTCTACGAGTTCGGGCTCGACAAGAACGATCCGGCCCGCCACTCGCACACCCTCAGGACGCGGCCGTGGACCGTCACCATCGACGGCGAGGCGCACAAGCCGCAGACGGTGGACATCGATCAGATCACCTCCTGGTTCCCCCTGGAGGAGCGCGTCTACCGGATGCGCTGCGTCGAGGCCTGGTCCATGGTCATCCCCTGGCTCGGCTTCCCGCTGGGCGAGCTCATCAAGCGCGTGGAGCCCACCAGCCGCGCGAAGTACGTGGCCTTCACCACGCTGATGGATCCGGAGCAGATGCCGGGCCTGAAGCGCCCCGTGCTGGACTGGCCCTATGTGGAAGGCCTGCGCCTGGACGAGGCCCTGCACCCGCTGACGCTCATGGCGGTGGGGCTCTACGGCAAGACGCTTCCCAACCAGAACGGCGCGCCGCTGCGGCTGGTGGTGCCCTGGAAGTACGGCTTCAAGGGCATCAAGTCGATCGTGAAGATCACCCTCACCGAGCAGCAGCCGCCCACCACGTGGAACCTGGCCAAGCCCGAGGAGTACGGCTTCTACGCCAACGTGAACCCCCAGGTGGACCACCCGCGCTGGAGCCAGGCCTCGGAGCGCCGGGTGGGGGAGTTCCGCCGCCGCCCCACGCTGCCCTTCAACGGCTACGCCGAACAGGTGGCCTCTCTCTATGCCGGCATGGATCTCCGCACGAACTACTGAGCTTCCCATGGCCTCCCCGCCGCTACCCTGGCTCAAGCCTGCCGTCCTCGTGGGAGGACTCGCCCCGCTGGCGCTCCTGGCACTCCAGGGCGCGCAGGGGACGTTGGGGCCCAACGTCATCGAGGCCGTGCTCAACCAGACCGGGCTGATGGCGCTCATCTTCCTGCT includes:
- the htpG gene encoding molecular chaperone HtpG, giving the protein MSVETQRETHSFQAEINQLLNLVINSLYSHKEIFLRELVSNASDALDKLRFRTITEPELLGDEPTLEIRIIPDAERGTLTIEDTGIGMTHDELVKNLGTIAHSGSREFLEMLSQRGQKDVNLIGQFGVGFYSAYLVADRVEVVSRPAGKEQPAFRWTSEAKGTFTVEPAQRTTRGTSITLHLKADQKEFLDEWRVRSLITQYSDYVGHPIQLQVKKTTDVIDAQTGQKGTTTAFETVNKASALWQRPKSEITDEQYQEFYKHLTHDFEPPQTWTHFKTDGNQQFTGLIFLPKRRPFDMDGTQRRRGVRLFVKRVFIMDDCEELLPPWLRFVRGVVDSDDLPLNVSRELLQDSAVVRSIRKHVVKKTLDLLEKLAKDKPEDYVAFWKNFGAILKEGLTGDSEHREKLGALVRYESSHQEGLTSLADYVSRMKEGQQAIYYMFGESRKALEGSPHLEALRKRGYEVLFLTDPVDEWAAQGLHEFDGKPLVSALQADLKLQETPEEKKQKEEHAEGLKALTERMKEVLKDAVREVRVSDRLTDSPVCLVLPEGGSPAFLERLLREHGRGMPRAKRILEVNPAHPVIEHLRKLHEKDAKAERVTEWIELLHDQALLTEGSPLEDPNRFAKRMTALLTQLAGQTVEPPANGAPTAGSQAPEASTTSGGSSAQA
- a CDS encoding dipeptidyl-peptidase 3 family protein; the protein is MTRYLLSLLTTVLLAGAARAAEPAPLPTAAELQRMTARFAPVDLKVDVSKLPDNEKRALARMVQAAQLMDPLFMRQSWAGNETLLLELLKDTSPLGRERLRSFLLNKGPWSRLDEGRPFIPGVPAEPPASGNFYPPATTKEAIEQWVKTLPEPQQREATGFYTTIRRAPDGKLIAVPYSVEYQGELGQAAQLLREAAQLTKQPTLQAFLTARADAFLSNNYYASEVAWMELDASIEPTIGPYEVYEDNWFNYKAAFEAFITVRDDAETQKLSRFSGELQGLENALPIDPKMRNPKLGALAPIRVVNSVSSSGDANRGVQTAAFNLPNDERVTAEKGSKRVMLKNIQEAKFQRVLKPIALVALSAKDRANVAFDAFFTHILMHELMHGLGPHNITVDGKQTTVRQALQVASSAIEEAKADVSGLWALQQLVNKGLLDKSMERTMYTTYLASMFRSIRFGIDEAHGKGVALQLNHFLDTGAVKVNPDGTFSIVPEKIQESVTALTKQLMELQGRGDRAQAEALLSKLGVVRPEAQKVLDKLRNVPVDIEPRFVTAEQLIRDFGGPEQVKK
- a CDS encoding fatty acid desaturase gives rise to the protein MSTRAHHGPWGVPLALILIGAWLGHLAWMLTADGLSWRSPVSWLHVALQGYLCTGLFITGHDAMHGTVSRRWWLNAAVGTLACFLFAGLSYRRLVVNHRAHHADPTGERDPDFSTRSQAFWPWLATFMFRYTTLTQLVVMAVQFNVLKWLGVAEWRLWAFWVVPAVLGTLQLFYFGTYLPHRRPDTPEMAPHHARTLPRNHLWGMLSCYFFGYHWEHHESPSTPWWALWRMKDARARASALAGQGEATTR
- the msrP gene encoding protein-methionine-sulfoxide reductase catalytic subunit MsrP, with product MSDKKAPEPPSSEITPEKQYLRRRELIKNAGLFAGTAAVVGGGLYLLGMKRTRPMDKFVPDAGELAALPVSGGKGSGPYDTDESRTPYEDVTTYNNFYEFGLDKNDPARHSHTLRTRPWTVTIDGEAHKPQTVDIDQITSWFPLEERVYRMRCVEAWSMVIPWLGFPLGELIKRVEPTSRAKYVAFTTLMDPEQMPGLKRPVLDWPYVEGLRLDEALHPLTLMAVGLYGKTLPNQNGAPLRLVVPWKYGFKGIKSIVKITLTEQQPPTTWNLAKPEEYGFYANVNPQVDHPRWSQASERRVGEFRRRPTLPFNGYAEQVASLYAGMDLRTNY